The following coding sequences are from one Triticum dicoccoides isolate Atlit2015 ecotype Zavitan chromosome 4A, WEW_v2.0, whole genome shotgun sequence window:
- the LOC119285573 gene encoding NAC domain-containing protein 92-like translates to MSEASVINQAEVEDAAAAAGLDLPPGFRFHPTDEEIISHYLTPKALDHRFCSGVIGEVDLNKCEPWHLPGKAKMGEKEWYFFCHKDRKYPTGTRTNRATESGYWKATGKDKEIFRGRGLLVGMKKTLVFYLGRAPRGEKTGWVMHEFRLEGKLPHPLPRSAKDEWAVSKVFNKELTATNGAMAAADAGIERVSSFGFITDFLDSGELPPLMDPPLGGDVDQVTDFKSTSAYATGAHSGHQVKMEQHMPQQPPHMMYSSPYFSLPAANSGDMSPAIRRYCKAEQVSGQTSALSPSRETGLSTDPNAAGCAEISSAATPSSQNQEFLDEFDEYPALNLADIWKY, encoded by the exons ATGTCTGAGGCGTCGGTGATAAACCAGGCGGAGgtggaggacgcggcggcggcggccggtctgGACCTGCCGCCGGGCTTCCGGTTTCACCCCACGGACGAGGAGATCATCTCGCACTACCTCACCCCCAAGGCGctcgaccaccgcttctgctccggcGTCATCGGCGAGGTCGACCTCAACAAGTGCGAGCCATGGCATCTCCCAG GCAAGGCCAAGATGGGCGAGAAGGAGTGGTACTTCTTTTGCCACAAGGACCGCAAGTACCCGACGGGGACGAGGACGAACCGCGCCACCGAGAGCGGCTACTGGAAGGCCACCGGCAAGGACAAGGAGATCTTCCGCGGGAGGGGCCTCCTCGTCGGAATGAAGAAGACGCTCGTCTTCTACCTAGGCCGCGCCCCCCGCGGCGAGAAGACCGGCTGGGTCATGCACGAGTTCCGCCTCGAGGGCAAGCTCCCCCACCCGCTCCCGCGCTCCGCCAAG GACGAGTGGGCCGTGTCCAAGGTGTTCAACAAAGAGCTCACGGCCACCAACGGGGCAATGGCAGCGGCGGACGCCGGGATCGAGCGGGTCAGCTCCTTCGGCTTCATCACTGACTTCCTTGACTCTGGGGAGCTGCCGCCCCTCATGGACCCTCCCTTGGGCGGCGACGTCGACCAAGTCACCGATTTCAAGTCCACCTCTGCCTACGCCACCGGTGCCCATTCCGGACACCAGGTTAAGATGGAACAGCACATGCCGCAGCAGCCGCCGCACATGATGTACTCGAGCCCCTACTTCTCCCTGCCGGCCGCTAACTccggcgacatgtcgccggcgATCCGGAGGTACTGCAAGGCAGAGCAGGTCTCGGGGCAGACGTCTGCGCTCAGCCCGTCCCGCGAGACCGGGCTGAGCACCGACCCCAACGCCGCCGGTTGCGCGGAGATCTCGTCGGCGGCGACACCGTCGTCTCAGAATCAAGAGTTCCTTGACGAATTCGACGAGTACCCCGCCCTGAACCTCGCCGACATTTGGAAGTACTGA
- the LOC119283470 gene encoding uncharacterized protein LOC119283470 gives MTQDFAGNFYRVWVKINVHKPLKNAVSMIRNGKRQIYRVKYERLPDWCVVCGHLGHVFKEHGDGIHPPSALYFKDLRATWNMRVGAGPGAGRARRPPPTASSPSARLQPALSARRQQAAASSPAAYTNGHLRPRTAAASTTDPATSTIRRSPSRPRSVPRTNNPGPEVSSMEEYGEVYCSVEKWCTLVSQLNARQRTRLRGTSLQNFLQIPSMQMRKCLLKYIIQKYDPIKKRFVLRPTKGGISLRTDDVFHIFGLVNKGKDVMKALGKMDEYVKEMVPSKFVDARSGEIVIDQLINNIVSSGTYDDDFVRRAVLVLIGTIIAPHSTRHVPHFLYQLVEDVEAIKSYNWNAFTLRVCIEGITKTVKDVKKFKWPVGNLALIQYMYWEKVQPTLVETFDPLLSEYPLMVNWSEMEAKKRDIYDNENDRGHGTIDDLISEQYRHARIAKEAIIEEEDTEPPSPKGGGRTRKGCKPTASSSRGGTKEHFMKCIRDMQKEIRLIPEKCAEILLNKLSKKGLLVKRSWDFRDDRAFEDESDELVRKYKPKYHTEVTSSPLEEREEEEMDASFTGPNGTNFPNDEGMPSTPGKGVENDPFIIEDNGSPKEASPSLGTNDFPSLTRNPQKENAVSVGSSAENSAEGTYPSPATICKDAINNGTEEHDGKRKRQQSKYCRSPFIIEDGPHKRVKKSLFRMRDVLLSTDFMDENQIEGARIYIDTLADSPKHCKQTVVHMTRIGGETCTAEMLQAITSGDWLNGAVINCYSNHLLTTTPMADRHVLTSWVSYCLIQRAKGKLKNSNMNYMEFFTKESKTVSRVIDEYFAKDKAFFPLNVNKNHWITIVMHTKKKEFQVLNSTGKISKAVHAKIALMRAEIAVDTNQVNSAIGTHHPDVSKWPIKEYKMPRQSDGVSCGLFVMKCIELWDGDAFRHDFDQDEINSLRGRILAEILFSESNTLTKVKEKILKIMEKE, from the exons ATGACCCAGGACTTTGCGGGAAACTTCTACCGCGTCTGGGTTAAGATCAATGTTCACAAGCCTCTCAAGAATGCGGTTTCCATGATCCGCAACGGCAAGCGACAGATCTATCGTGTGAAGTATGAGCGCCTCCCAGACTGGTGTGTTGTTTGTGGCCACTTAGGGCATGTCTTCAAGGAGCATGGAGATGGTATTCATCCTCCATCAGCCCTATACTTCAAGGACCTGAGGGCCACATGGAATATGCGAGTCGGTGCTGGCCCTGGAGCTGGCCGTG CCCGCCGCCCGCCTCCCACCGCCAGCAGCCCCTCCGCCCGCCTCCAGCCGGCCCTCTCGGCAAGACGCCAGCAGGCAGCCGCCAGCAGCCCCGCCGCCTACACGAACGGGCACCTGCGTCCACGAACGGCCGCCGCCTCGACGACCGATCCCGCCACGTCGACGATCCGCAGGTCGCCGTCACGTCCACGATCCGTCCCCCGCACGAACAACCCCGGCCCCGAAG tatctagtatggaagaataCGGAGAAGTTTATTGCTCCGTGGAGAAGTGGTGCACGCTGGTCAGCCAGTTAAACGCCAGGCAACGAACGCGGCTACGTGGCACCAGCTTGCAGAATTTTTTGCAGATACCTAGCATGCAAATGCGAAAGTGTTTGCTTAAATACATCATTCAAAAATATGACCCGATTAAAAAAAGATTCGTGTTGCGTCCGACAAAAGGTGGCATATCCTTGCGGacggatgatgtctttcatatttttggccttgtgaaTAAGGGCAAAGATGTTATGAAGGCATTAGGTAAAATGGACGAGTACGTGAAGGAAATGGTTCCTTCTAAGTTCGTAGACGCGCGAAGTGGAGAAATAGTGATCGATCAGTTGATCAACAACATAGTTTCGAGTGGGACGTATGATGACGACTTTGTGCGGCGAGCGGTATTAGTCCTCATTGGCACAATAATAGCACCGCACTCCACCAGACATGTTCCACATTTTCTTTACCAGTTGGTGGAGGACGTCGAAGCCATAAAATCATATAACTGGAATGCGTTCACGTTACGCGTCTGCATTGAAGGAATCACAAAGACTGTTAAAGATGTTAAAAAATTCAAGTGGCCTGTTGGAAATCTGGCGCTCATCCAG TACATGTACTGGGAGAAGGTGCAACCAACTTTAGTAGAAACATTCGATCCTTTGTTGTCGGAGTACCCATTGATGGTAAATTGGTCCGAAATGGAGGCTAAGAAGCGTGACATATATGACAACGAGAACGACCGTGGTCATGGCACG ATTGATGATTTAATAAGCGAACAATATAGACATGCCAGAATAGCAAAAGAAGCAATAATCGAAGAGGAAGATACCGAGCCACCTTCACCTAAAGGTGGAGGCAGAACTAGAAAAGGTTGTAAGCCCACAGCTTCATCGAGCAGAGGCGGTACGAAAGAACACTTCATGAAATGCATAAGAGATATGCAGAAAGAGATACGTCTAATTCCTGAGAAATGTGCTGAG ATATTGCTCAACAAGCTAAGTAAGAAGGGTTTGCTGGTGAAGCGAAGTTGGGACTTCCGTGATGACCGCGCTTTTGAGGACGAAAGTGATGAGTTGGTGAGAAAGTACAAGCCAAAGTATCATACGGAAGTTACTTCATCTCCTTTGGAAGAacgcgaggaggaggagatggatgcATCCTTCACGGGTCCAAATGGTACGAACTTTCCCAATGACGAAGGCATGCCCAGTACACCTGGTAAAGGTGTTGAAAACGACCCCTTTATTATTGAGGATAATGGTTCACCCAAGGAAGCATCACCATCATTAGGCACGAATGATTTTCCTTCTCTTACTAGAAACCCACAGAAAGAAAATGCAGTATCAGTCGGGTCTAGTGCTGAAAATTCAGCGGAAGGTACTTACCCTAGTCCGGCAACAATCTGTAAGGACGCGATTAATAATGGGACTGAGGAGCATGATGGGAAGCGGAAACGCCAACAGTCAAAGTATTGTCGGTCCCCCTTTATTATTGAGGACGGTCCACACAAACGTGTGAAAAAAA GTCTGTTTCGTATGCGTGATGTTCTCCTTAGTACGGACTTTATGGATGAGAATCAGATAGAGGGGGCGAGGATTTATATCGACACGCTAGCAGACTCGCCGAAGCATTGTAAGCAGACTGTGGTCCACATGACGAGAATAGGTGGGGAAACGTGTACGGCGGAAATGCTTCAAGCTATCACTTCGGGCGACTGGTTGAATGGCGCT GTCATCAATTGTTATTCGAACCACTTGCTGACTACTACTCCTATGGCTGATCGGCATGTTCTAACATCATGGGTGTCATACTGCCTCATACAGCGCGCTAAAGGAAAGCTGAAAAACTCGAACATGAACTACATGGAATTTTTCACGAAAGAATCAAAAACTGTGTCAAGAGTAATTGACGAGTACTTCGCAAAAGATAAG GCATTTTTCCCTCTGAATGTGAACAAGAATCATTGGATAACCATTGTCATGCACACGAAGAAGAAAGAGTTTCAAGTTCTAAATTCTACTGGTAAAATAAGCAAGGCAGTTCATGCGAAGATTGCTTTGATG AGGGCAGAAATTGCTGTAGATACAAATCAGGTCAACTCTGCTATAGGTACACATCATCCAGATGTGTCTAAATGGCCAATAAAGGAGTACAAAATGCCGAGACAAAGTGACGG AGTGTCTTGCGGACTTTTCGTGATGAAATGCATCGAACTCTGGGACGGGGATGCCTTcagacatgactttgaccaggacgaGATCAATTCTTTAAGGGGACGCATTCTCGCGGAAATACTTTTTTCAGAGAGCAACACACTGACTAAGGTGAAGGAGAAGATTCTGAAAATTATGGAGAAGGAATAA